A single region of the Candidatus Neomarinimicrobiota bacterium genome encodes:
- a CDS encoding rhodanese-like domain-containing protein, whose product MNSRYTLSLAMLMMALLTECSQHRTIAQFDDEPVPTVSARALWERINSGVATFVLDVRTPEEYNGPLGHIEGSRLIPLQELGTRMHELSDVRNQQVFVVCKGGVRSAQATHLLLNAGYQVSNVTGGMRAWNDLVRK is encoded by the coding sequence GTGAACTCCAGGTACACTCTCTCCCTGGCAATGCTCATGATGGCTTTACTTACTGAGTGTAGCCAGCACCGGACAATCGCTCAGTTTGATGACGAGCCGGTACCAACTGTTTCTGCCAGGGCTTTATGGGAGCGGATCAACTCAGGGGTCGCTACCTTTGTCCTGGACGTGCGCACGCCCGAAGAGTATAATGGTCCCCTGGGCCATATTGAGGGGTCGAGATTGATCCCGTTGCAGGAGCTGGGAACCCGGATGCATGAACTGTCGGACGTAAGGAACCAACAAGTCTTCGTGGTGTGCAAAGGTGGCGTCCGTTCGGCACAGGCCACCCATCTGCTCCTTAATGCGGGCTACCAAGTGAGCAACGTCACCGGTGGGATGCGGGCGTGGAATGATCTGGTTAGGAAGTGA
- a CDS encoding ArsR/SmtB family transcription factor, with protein MSDSLSKAARLLKVLGHPARLHILHFIEDSEKTVNAIQEHVGLTQAMTSQHLKVLYEVGLIQRRRQGTSVFYSVTGNLGRKLLRSLHGCRELWSGRPVERAK; from the coding sequence ATGTCAGACAGTCTTTCAAAGGCCGCCCGTCTGCTGAAAGTTCTGGGGCATCCTGCCAGACTGCACATTCTTCACTTTATAGAAGATAGCGAAAAAACTGTTAACGCCATCCAGGAGCATGTGGGCCTGACTCAGGCCATGACCAGCCAGCACCTGAAAGTTCTTTACGAGGTTGGCTTGATCCAGCGACGGCGGCAGGGCACTTCCGTTTTTTACAGCGTTACCGGGAACCTGGGCCGGAAACTGCTCCGGAGTCTGCACGGTTGCCGGGAACTCTGGTCTGGTCGGCCCGTAGAACGCGCAAAGTAG
- a CDS encoding DUF302 domain-containing protein, with amino-acid sequence MKLGYYRDVELSFGEAEDRVRATLQEQGFGVLTEIDVRVTMKKKLGVDFRPYKILGACHPPSALEALSAVPEIGLLLPCNVTVSRNDDGTIRLAAVDAETLLGVVERPELFPVAEDVNRRLRNAIDAV; translated from the coding sequence ATGAAGTTGGGTTACTATCGTGATGTCGAGCTGTCCTTCGGAGAGGCTGAAGACCGAGTGCGGGCCACCTTACAGGAACAGGGCTTTGGTGTTCTTACCGAGATCGATGTGCGGGTCACTATGAAAAAGAAGCTCGGTGTGGACTTCCGTCCCTATAAGATCCTGGGGGCCTGCCATCCGCCCAGCGCCCTTGAGGCTCTTTCGGCTGTCCCGGAGATCGGATTGCTCCTGCCCTGCAACGTGACTGTCTCCCGAAACGATGATGGTACTATTCGCCTGGCAGCTGTAGATGCGGAGACGTTGTTGGGGGTGGTTGAAAGACCGGAGTTGTTCCCGGTGGCGGAGGATGTCAATCGCCGGCTGCGTAACGCTATTGACGCGGTTTAA